Genomic segment of Xanthomonas sp. DAR 35659:
GTCCACCTATCGCGCCGCCTACGACAGCAACGTGGCCGCGCTGGGCAAGGCCCAGGCCACGCTGCGCAGCGCGCGGCTGAAGGCCGAGCGCTACCGCGAACTGGTCAAGGTGTCGGCGATCAGCAAGCAGGACAACGACGATGCCGACGCCGCGCTGGGCCAGGCCGAGGCGGATGTCGCCGCGGCCAAGGCCAATGTGGAGAGCGCGCGCATCAATCTTGACCATGCGCGGGTGGACGCGCCGATTTCCGGGCGCATCGGCAAGTCCAGCGTGACCGCCGGCGCGCTGGTGACCGCCAGCCAGGCGACCGCGCTGGCCACGATCCAGCAACTGGACCCGATCTACGTCGACGTCACCCAGCCCAGCGCCGCGCTGCTGCGGCTCAAGCAGGCGCTGGCCAGCGGCGCGCTGGAAAAGGCCGACGCCACCGCGGCCAAGGTGTCGCTGTTGATGGAGGACGGCAGCCCGTACCCGCTGCAGGGACGGCTGGAGTTCTCCGATGTCACCGTCGACCAGAACACCGGCTCGATCACCGTGCGCGCGGTCTTCCCCAATCCGAACGCGGACCTGTTGCCCGGCATGTACGTGCGTGCGGTGTTGCAGGAAGGCACCAGCGACCAGGCGATCCTGGTACCGCAGCAGGCGGTGTCGCGCAACGGTGCCGGCAAGCCGACCGCGTACGTGGTCGGCGGCGACCACACGCTGCAACTGCGCGTGCTGGAGACCGACCGCGCGATCGGCGACCAATGGCTGGTGCGCAGCGGGCTCAAGCCCGGCGAGCAACTGGTGGTCGAAGGCCTGTCGCGGGCCAAGCCCGGGGAGACGGTCAAGACCGTGCCGTGGCGGCCGAAGGCCGCGAACGCGGCGCCCGCCGCCGCCGCGGCCGTCCCGCGCGCGGCCAACTGAGGCATCGACCGTCATGGCACGCTTCTTCATCGACCGCCCGATCTTCGCCTGGGTGCTGGCCATCATCGTGATGCTGGCCGGTCTGCTGTCCGTCCTCACCCTGCCCATCGCGCAATACCCGAGCATCGCGCCGCCCGCGGTGGCGATCACCGCCAACTATCCCGGCGCCTCGGCCAAGACCCTCGAGGACACCGTCACCCAGGTCATCGAGCAGAAGATGAAGGGCCTGGACCACCTGAGCTACATGGCCTCCACCAGCGAGTCCAGCGGCCAGGTCACCATCACCCTGACCTTCGACAACGGCACCGACCCGGACACCGCGCAGGTGCAGGTGCAGAACAAGCTGTCGCTGGCCACGCCGTTGCTGCCGCAGGAAGTGCAGCAGCAGGGCGTCACCGTGACCAAGTCGGCGACCAACTTCCTCAACGTGCTGGCCTTCACCTCCGAGGACGGCAGCATGAGCGCGTCGGACCTGTCCGACTACGTCGCCGCCAATGTGCAGGAAACGATCAGCCGCGTCGAAGGCGTCGGCGACACCACCTTGTTCGGCTCGCAGTACGCGATG
This window contains:
- a CDS encoding efflux RND transporter periplasmic adaptor subunit, whose protein sequence is MRSVLSSRLSLLLAVAAALLSSACGAPPGGPPPPEGTPEMGVITVSTRPIALTTELPGRTLPYLIADVRPQVNGIIQVRKFREGGEVKAGETLYQIDPSTYRAAYDSNVAALGKAQATLRSARLKAERYRELVKVSAISKQDNDDADAALGQAEADVAAAKANVESARINLDHARVDAPISGRIGKSSVTAGALVTASQATALATIQQLDPIYVDVTQPSAALLRLKQALASGALEKADATAAKVSLLMEDGSPYPLQGRLEFSDVTVDQNTGSITVRAVFPNPNADLLPGMYVRAVLQEGTSDQAILVPQQAVSRNGAGKPTAYVVGGDHTLQLRVLETDRAIGDQWLVRSGLKPGEQLVVEGLSRAKPGETVKTVPWRPKAANAAPAAAAAVPRAAN